A portion of the Kiritimatiellia bacterium genome contains these proteins:
- a CDS encoding EF-P lysine aminoacylase GenX, giving the protein MTAPPADHPLAVRHRVLRALRTFFDARGFTEVQTPVRILAPALEPHIYAVPSGAAWLRTSPELHMKRLLAAGWPAIYQIGPCFRAGERGTLHHPEFTMLEWYRAEADAERILADVGELLPLLAGLATPAARHRRPDAIAALDKPVRRITVAEAFRQTAGWDPLHETDMDRFDRDLVDRVEPSLPRDAPVVLTGYPPAAAGFARVRPGPPAVAERWELYVGGIELVNAATELTDPVEYRRRYDVRAALRAARGESVYPPDEAFLAAAGALPPCAGAAMGVDRLVMLLAGCETVWETLATPEEIRDPPSLRWE; this is encoded by the coding sequence ATGACTGCACCGCCCGCCGACCATCCGCTCGCGGTGCGTCATCGCGTGCTGCGCGCGTTGCGAACTTTTTTTGATGCGCGCGGCTTCACTGAGGTCCAGACGCCCGTCCGTATCCTGGCGCCGGCGCTGGAGCCGCACATCTACGCGGTCCCCTCCGGCGCCGCATGGCTGCGAACCTCACCGGAACTGCACATGAAACGCCTGCTGGCCGCCGGCTGGCCGGCGATCTACCAGATCGGCCCGTGCTTCCGCGCGGGCGAACGGGGAACACTGCATCACCCCGAATTTACGATGCTGGAATGGTACCGAGCGGAGGCAGACGCGGAACGAATCCTCGCCGACGTCGGCGAGCTGCTGCCGCTCCTTGCCGGTCTGGCGACGCCCGCCGCGCGCCACCGCCGTCCCGACGCGATCGCCGCGCTTGACAAACCGGTCCGCCGCATCACGGTCGCGGAGGCCTTCCGGCAAACCGCCGGATGGGACCCGCTCCACGAAACGGACATGGACCGCTTCGACCGTGACTTGGTGGACCGCGTCGAGCCGTCGCTGCCACGCGACGCGCCGGTGGTACTGACCGGCTACCCCCCCGCCGCCGCCGGTTTCGCCAGGGTTCGGCCCGGCCCGCCCGCCGTCGCGGAGCGTTGGGAACTGTACGTGGGCGGGATCGAGCTGGTGAACGCGGCGACCGAGCTGACCGACCCGGTGGAGTACCGACGGCGGTATGACGTCCGGGCCGCGCTGCGTGCCGCCCGTGGTGAATCGGTCTATCCGCCGGACGAGGCATTCCTCGCCGCGGCCGGCGCGCTGCCACCCTGCGCGGGCGCGGCGATGGGCGTGGACCGGCTCGTGATGCTGCTGGCCGGCTGCGAAACGGTTTGGGAGACGCTGGCCACGCCCGAGGAAATTCGGGATCCGCCGTCCCTCCGCTGGGAGTGA
- a CDS encoding type II secretion system GspH family protein: MKAALPPSPKFGFTLVELLVVSSIIVILAALTVPLVGRGLASAHRMRCSSNLSQLVRGVFLYADHNPRNPRQFFPPFPTVAQDSDWVRALTNFVADASMGEVLTCPGRKLNRASLCYSGHPRLLGTSRGYRASDVPRTSSVLLIGEGPQGSGGADAPKLYTAFDAAAGSAESQAETPLPAPGADGAGGTVAWRHRAEGQAAANFAFVDTHVETIPTNTLRYKHVAIGY, encoded by the coding sequence GTGAAAGCAGCACTGCCTCCCTCGCCGAAGTTCGGATTCACGCTCGTCGAGCTGCTGGTGGTCAGCAGCATCATCGTGATCCTCGCCGCGCTGACAGTGCCGCTGGTCGGCCGCGGCCTGGCCAGTGCCCACCGAATGCGTTGCTCGTCCAATCTCAGCCAGCTGGTGCGCGGGGTGTTCCTCTACGCGGATCACAATCCCCGAAATCCGCGGCAGTTCTTCCCGCCGTTTCCGACCGTCGCCCAGGACAGTGACTGGGTGCGGGCGCTGACAAATTTTGTCGCGGACGCCAGCATGGGCGAGGTACTCACCTGCCCTGGGCGGAAACTGAATCGGGCATCGCTGTGCTACTCCGGCCATCCTCGCCTGCTCGGCACCAGCCGAGGGTATCGCGCCAGCGACGTTCCACGCACCTCATCGGTGCTGCTGATCGGTGAAGGGCCTCAGGGCAGCGGCGGCGCGGACGCACCAAAACTCTACACCGCCTTCGATGCCGCCGCGGGCTCCGCAGAATCACAGGCCGAAACCCCGCTGCCGGCGCCCGGCGCCGACGGCGCCGGCGGCACGGTGGCCTGGCGGCACCGCGCGGAGGGACAGGCGGCCGCGAATTTCGCGTTCGTCGACACCCACGTCGAAACGATCCCCACCAACACGTTGCGCTACAAGCACGTCGCAATCGGCTACTGA